The Bacillota bacterium genome has a window encoding:
- a CDS encoding recombinase family protein translates to MTRVAVYCRVSTEEQQEARSIENQVEYARRYCELNGVKVTAHYLDDGVTGTIPLEERPEGRRLLADAKAGKFDTVLIYKIDRLARKTICLLDACEKMKAAGVRLQSMTEPFDTSTPVGQFILTMLGSMATLERETILERTSLGKDRILREGKWPGGPPPLGYRVGEDGRLEIEPREAEIVRRIFHLYTQERMGSLAIADLLNAEGVPLTAEFKNTHRARQGVWRWRASRVLQIVADPVYMGQYHYRKGSGEVVIVEVPPVVTEQVWRQAEQTRKQNRKEALRNTKQPYLLRGLVTCTHCGSPYAGDGQVRSTYRYYRCLGNKNVDRRLGQPCPSKAVRADVLEGIVWEDICEFVRNPGALLGEVEARLSQEPAAREERARELENLARSLARCGEERARLINIYRKGLIDEAELERELGALAREASALEERKAALLAAEYRAEEIRTQALNARTVLEQLRDKLEAADPAAKRELVQALVEKIEVTTITEENGKRIPHVTIRYRFNPPIDPNNSDCKSGVLGPRKPNISPAPTWKLTRSTARVPPAYRLVSSSVSTIASPVMLSPSASFHPLTDFPRRTFSPTPDIVPHGLPEGLQAPAQGSPVPGAHFPKQLPQDRPVLLPHLPQGLFSRRRHGNVHHPPVRAAPLPVHQAQGRHAPHQVGYRGRRNSQDLSQFAGGDLLPPGQHVQHLDLGHRQSQGQQFPPVEPPQRLHHLLAQVQEVLGG, encoded by the coding sequence GTGACTAGAGTAGCTGTCTACTGCCGGGTGTCCACCGAAGAGCAGCAGGAGGCAAGGTCCATAGAGAATCAGGTCGAATACGCGCGCCGTTACTGCGAGTTGAACGGGGTAAAGGTTACCGCGCACTATCTGGACGATGGCGTCACGGGGACCATCCCGCTTGAGGAGCGGCCAGAGGGCAGGAGGCTGCTTGCGGACGCAAAGGCGGGCAAGTTCGACACCGTTCTCATCTACAAGATCGACCGCCTCGCCCGCAAGACGATCTGCCTCCTCGATGCCTGCGAGAAGATGAAGGCTGCGGGGGTTCGTTTGCAGAGCATGACCGAGCCCTTCGACACCTCCACTCCGGTCGGCCAGTTCATCCTCACGATGCTGGGGTCCATGGCCACGCTGGAGCGGGAAACCATCCTGGAGCGCACCTCTTTGGGCAAGGACCGCATACTGCGGGAGGGGAAGTGGCCTGGTGGGCCACCGCCTCTCGGATACCGGGTAGGCGAGGACGGGCGCCTGGAGATCGAGCCCAGGGAGGCAGAAATCGTCAGGCGCATATTCCACCTCTACACTCAGGAACGTATGGGGTCGCTGGCCATAGCCGACCTGCTCAACGCTGAGGGAGTACCCCTGACGGCCGAGTTCAAGAACACTCACCGCGCAAGACAGGGAGTGTGGCGCTGGCGCGCGAGCAGGGTACTCCAGATCGTGGCGGACCCCGTGTACATGGGCCAGTACCACTATCGCAAAGGCTCTGGCGAGGTGGTGATCGTTGAGGTGCCCCCCGTCGTGACGGAGCAGGTGTGGCGTCAGGCCGAGCAAACCAGGAAGCAGAACAGGAAGGAGGCCCTGCGCAACACCAAGCAGCCTTACTTGCTGCGCGGCCTCGTGACCTGCACCCACTGCGGTTCCCCCTATGCGGGTGACGGCCAAGTACGGAGCACCTACCGCTACTACCGCTGCCTGGGCAACAAGAACGTGGACAGGCGGCTCGGCCAGCCCTGCCCCTCCAAGGCGGTGCGGGCGGACGTACTCGAAGGCATCGTGTGGGAAGACATATGCGAGTTCGTCCGCAATCCCGGCGCACTGCTCGGAGAAGTGGAGGCGCGGTTGAGCCAGGAGCCGGCGGCCAGGGAGGAAAGGGCGCGCGAGTTGGAGAACCTCGCCCGCTCCCTCGCCCGCTGCGGTGAGGAACGGGCGCGACTCATAAACATCTACCGCAAGGGGCTAATCGACGAGGCCGAACTGGAACGCGAACTCGGCGCCCTGGCGCGGGAGGCCTCCGCCCTGGAGGAGAGAAAGGCCGCCCTGCTCGCCGCGGAGTACAGGGCGGAAGAGATCCGCACCCAAGCGCTCAACGCCAGGACTGTCCTTGAGCAGCTGAGAGACAAGCTGGAGGCGGCCGACCCGGCGGCCAAGCGGGAACTGGTGCAGGCCCTGGTGGAGAAGATTGAGGTGACGACCATAACAGAAGAAAACGGCAAACGGATTCCCCACGTGACCATCCGCTACAGATTCAACCCGCCAATTGATCCCAATAATTCGGATTGCAAATCGGGGGTGTTGGGCCCCAGAAAACCGAATATCTCCCCCGCCCCGACCTGGAAACTCACCCGGTCCACGGCCAGGGTTCCTCCCGCGTATCGCTTGGTTAGCTCCTCCGTCTCCACTATCGCTTCACCCGTCATGCTCTCCCCGTCGGCCTCCTTCCATCCCCTTACGGACTTCCCCCGGCGAACCTTCTCCCCTACGCCGGACATAGTGCCCCACGGCCTCCCGGAGGGCCTGCAGGCCCCGGCCCAGGGCAGCCCGGTCCCCGGCGCTCATTTCCCCAAACAGCTCCCGCAGGACCGACCAGTGCTCCTGCCGCACCTGCCGCAGGGTCTCTTCTCCCGCAGGCGTCATGGAAACGTACACCACCCGCCGGTCCGTGCGGCCCCGCTCCCGGTGCACCAGGCCCAGGGACGCCATGCGCCCCACCAGGTTGGTTACCGTGGGCGCAGAAACTCCCAGGATCTCAGCCAGTTCGCCGGCGGTGACCTTCTCCCGCCGGGACAGCACGTGCAGCACCTTGACCTGGGGCATCGTCAGTCTCAGGGGCAGCAGTTCCCGCCAGTGGAGCCCCCTCAGCGACTGCATCACCTGCTGGCACAGGTCCAGGAGGTGCTCGGGGGTTAA
- a CDS encoding 4Fe-4S dicluster domain-containing protein, translating into MEMDRRTFLKMGGLGLLGLMAAPVIDVLLKTGAAQGARSSGVITAGRWALVVDMKKCWESGGSACRDCILACDRAHNVPDISDPEEQIRWIWREPYEHAFPEQEGRAESLAGKPFLVLCNHCTDPPCVRVCPTRATFKRKDGIVMMDYHRCIGCRYCMAACPYGARSFNFRDPRPYLSTTNPAYPTRERGVVEKCNFCEERLAEGRPPACVAACRYGALVFGDLEDPRSQVRDILRTRYTVCRKPELGTRPNVYYVVG; encoded by the coding sequence ATGGAGATGGACCGCAGGACCTTCCTCAAGATGGGCGGGCTGGGGCTGCTGGGCCTGATGGCAGCCCCCGTCATCGACGTCCTGCTCAAGACCGGGGCAGCCCAGGGAGCCCGCAGTTCCGGCGTCATCACCGCCGGGAGATGGGCCCTGGTGGTGGACATGAAGAAGTGCTGGGAGAGCGGCGGGAGCGCTTGCCGGGACTGCATCCTGGCCTGCGATCGAGCCCACAACGTCCCCGACATCTCCGACCCCGAGGAGCAGATCCGGTGGATCTGGAGGGAACCCTACGAACATGCCTTCCCCGAGCAGGAGGGGCGGGCGGAGAGCCTGGCGGGCAAACCCTTCCTCGTGCTGTGCAACCACTGCACCGATCCCCCCTGCGTGCGGGTATGTCCCACCCGGGCCACCTTCAAGCGGAAAGACGGCATTGTGATGATGGATTACCACCGCTGCATCGGCTGCCGGTACTGCATGGCCGCATGCCCGTACGGAGCACGTAGCTTCAACTTCCGCGATCCCCGGCCCTACCTGAGCACCACCAACCCCGCCTACCCCACCCGGGAACGGGGCGTGGTGGAGAAGTGCAACTTCTGCGAGGAGAGGCTGGCCGAGGGGCGGCCCCCCGCCTGCGTGGCCGCCTGCCGGTACGGAGCGCTGGTTTTCGGAGACCTGGAAGATCCCCGTTCCCAGGTGCGGGATATCCTCCGCACCCGCTACACTGTCTGCCGCAAGCCGGAGCTGGGCACCCGGCCCAACGTCTACTACGTGGTCGGCTAG
- the nrfD gene encoding polysulfide reductase NrfD, which yields MIEKALTGSKKYWGWVALLLALVAVGAGCYLLQLARGLTITGMSRDVSWGLYIGQFTFLVGVAASAVMVVLPYYLHNVKEFGRITIFGEFLAVSAVIMCLLFVIVDLGKPTRIFNMILYPTPNSILFWDMVVLTGYLLLNLIIGWNVLESERNQVSPPRWVRTLVYVSIPWAVSIHTVTAFLYAGLPGRHYWLNPLLAARFLASAFASGPALLIMLAFILRRVTSFDPGREAIAKLSLIVTYALTTSLFFLGLELFTALYSRVPGHGLPTIVYLFTGSGNLVPLMWASVILGLVAAYLLISPATRRRDASLLFACAATFVSIWLEKGIGLVVGGFIPNPFEEIREYAPTLPEALIAIGVWAAGLLILTLLCKIAISVKESAAAG from the coding sequence ATGATCGAGAAGGCACTGACGGGAAGCAAGAAATACTGGGGGTGGGTGGCCCTCCTGCTGGCGTTGGTCGCGGTCGGCGCGGGTTGCTACCTGCTCCAGTTGGCGCGGGGCCTCACCATCACCGGCATGAGCCGGGACGTCTCCTGGGGCCTCTACATCGGCCAGTTCACCTTCCTGGTGGGGGTTGCCGCCTCGGCGGTGATGGTGGTCCTGCCCTACTACCTCCACAATGTCAAGGAGTTCGGCCGCATCACCATCTTCGGCGAGTTCCTGGCCGTGTCCGCCGTCATCATGTGCCTGCTCTTCGTCATCGTGGACCTGGGCAAACCGACTCGCATCTTCAACATGATCCTCTACCCCACCCCCAACTCCATCCTCTTCTGGGACATGGTAGTGCTCACCGGCTACCTGCTGCTCAACCTCATCATCGGCTGGAACGTCCTGGAGTCAGAGCGGAACCAGGTCTCCCCGCCCCGGTGGGTGAGGACCCTGGTCTACGTGTCCATCCCCTGGGCCGTCAGCATCCACACCGTGACCGCCTTCCTGTACGCCGGGCTCCCCGGGCGGCATTACTGGCTCAATCCCCTGCTGGCCGCCCGCTTCCTGGCCTCGGCCTTCGCTTCGGGGCCCGCCCTGCTCATCATGCTGGCCTTCATCCTGCGTAGGGTGACCTCATTTGATCCCGGACGCGAGGCCATCGCCAAGCTTTCCCTGATCGTCACCTACGCCCTCACCACCAGCCTGTTTTTCCTGGGCCTGGAGCTTTTCACCGCCCTCTACAGCCGGGTGCCCGGCCACGGCCTGCCTACCATCGTCTACCTCTTCACCGGTTCCGGCAATCTGGTCCCGCTGATGTGGGCCTCGGTGATCCTGGGGCTGGTGGCCGCCTACCTGCTCATCAGTCCCGCCACCCGCCGGCGTGACGCCAGCCTCCTGTTTGCCTGCGCAGCCACCTTCGTATCCATCTGGCTGGAGAAGGGCATCGGCCTGGTGGTGGGCGGCTTCATCCCCAACCCCTTCGAAGAGATCCGGGAATACGCACCCACGCTGCCCGAAGCCCTCATCGCCATAGGGGTGTGGGCAGCCGGCCTGCTCATCCTCACCCTCCTCTGTAAGATCGCCATCTCCGTCAAAGAATCCGCCGCGGCAGGATGA
- a CDS encoding phage integrase N-terminal SAM-like domain-containing protein: MPGASQMLECYADTLPPSCRRSYVHTARRFLQFAGGDLGRDRLLAYIRHLEKQRYSPNTIRRFELVAIRGLYRACGIPWPLKRWELPAVSERDIYAPALHPDLISRMVSAATSGKVTPTDAALVAMSTTYGLRRVEMASVTPTDLDTDRGVLYVRTAKRGRERAHLVPDAVLPYLERGLSHPPTPREVSEAYYRVEEAAGLPRMPEVGWHAIRRALTRGLVEANLPEAVIRNFLRWKRSESDMLLRYHAATVVGEDGGYLDPGRQDRQVDQAVFERHPFLPLWGD, encoded by the coding sequence GTGCCCGGTGCCAGCCAGATGTTGGAATGCTACGCTGACACATTGCCCCCGTCCTGCCGCCGTTCCTACGTCCACACCGCCCGCCGGTTCCTCCAGTTCGCCGGTGGCGACCTCGGACGGGACAGGCTCCTAGCCTACATCCGCCACCTGGAAAAGCAGCGTTACTCCCCCAATACGATTCGCCGGTTTGAACTCGTGGCCATCCGAGGTCTTTACCGGGCCTGCGGCATCCCCTGGCCCTTGAAGAGGTGGGAACTTCCCGCCGTGTCGGAGCGGGACATCTACGCCCCTGCGCTGCACCCCGACCTCATATCCCGCATGGTTTCCGCCGCCACTTCTGGCAAGGTAACGCCCACGGATGCCGCCCTGGTAGCCATGTCCACCACCTACGGCCTGCGGAGGGTGGAGATGGCCTCGGTAACCCCAACTGACCTGGACACCGATCGAGGGGTCCTTTACGTCCGCACCGCCAAGCGGGGGCGTGAGAGGGCGCACCTGGTTCCCGACGCCGTGCTCCCCTACCTGGAAAGGGGCCTGAGCCACCCCCCGACCCCCCGTGAGGTCTCCGAGGCGTACTACCGCGTCGAGGAGGCGGCCGGCCTTCCCCGGATGCCCGAGGTTGGATGGCACGCCATCCGCCGGGCCCTCACCCGCGGCCTGGTGGAGGCCAACCTGCCCGAGGCGGTGATCCGCAACTTCCTGAGGTGGAAGCGGTCCGAGTCGGACATGTTGTTGCGCTATCACGCCGCCACGGTCGTCGGCGAAGATGGCGGCTACCTGGACCCCGGCAGGCAGGACCGGCAGGTGGACCAGGCGGTTTTCGAGCGCCACCCGTTCCTGCCGTTGTGGGGTGATTAG
- a CDS encoding ParB N-terminal domain-containing protein, whose protein sequence is MQACEIPILDIEVDPEVYPRKRRDDTAIAQQRLALDRLPPIHVVRTRSGKYLLVDGNHRLAAHQLEGKASVRAVIRTDLPTRRDVLLEAIRLNATHGTQLSGKDKERLARRLFGEYSVEELADLLSVSPRTVREWTRQERQLAEFRRDLQVLDLYLRGQTPAAIGEALSLPRSTVEEIVDRYAHDIGRLSEIVRTATSRPGMELEEAKQRLVHEILGEHLLDPATPPPSWQDYSVWYFDGCDPKYGSDYPGRMAGQIVENLLWSYVPVFGNVYDPFAGSGTTWDVCRAMFRRCWCSDIAPYAKDKILQHDIAQGYPRFPKGYRMDLVILDPPYWSQRKGDYGPEPTNLVNLPLDGFYEEMEKVIAGAVDVLANGARVALLISPSLVDGKEYDHAFELYRRAVRHLEFERRYIIPYSKWQYEAHDVARARETGVRLVLHRDLAVFQKG, encoded by the coding sequence ATGCAAGCCTGCGAAATCCCCATCCTCGACATCGAGGTCGACCCCGAGGTGTACCCCCGCAAGCGCCGGGACGACACCGCCATCGCTCAACAGCGCCTGGCCCTGGACCGCCTGCCACCGATCCACGTTGTACGTACCCGTTCAGGCAAGTACCTGCTGGTCGACGGTAACCACCGCTTGGCGGCCCACCAGCTGGAGGGCAAGGCCTCCGTCAGGGCCGTCATCCGCACGGACCTTCCCACCCGCCGGGACGTCCTGCTGGAGGCCATCCGCCTCAACGCCACCCACGGGACGCAACTCTCGGGCAAGGACAAGGAACGGCTGGCCAGGCGGCTGTTCGGCGAGTACTCCGTCGAGGAGCTGGCAGACCTCCTTTCCGTAAGCCCTCGGACGGTGAGGGAATGGACCCGGCAGGAGAGGCAACTCGCCGAGTTCCGCCGGGACCTCCAGGTGCTGGACCTTTACCTCCGGGGGCAGACCCCTGCGGCCATTGGGGAGGCCCTGTCCTTGCCCAGGTCGACGGTGGAGGAGATCGTGGACCGCTATGCTCACGACATTGGCAGGCTTTCCGAAATCGTGAGGACCGCGACCAGCCGGCCGGGCATGGAACTCGAGGAGGCCAAACAGAGGCTGGTACACGAGATCTTGGGTGAGCATCTCCTCGATCCCGCCACGCCGCCACCTAGCTGGCAGGACTACTCAGTGTGGTACTTCGACGGCTGCGACCCCAAGTACGGTTCTGACTACCCAGGCCGGATGGCGGGGCAGATCGTGGAAAACCTGCTCTGGAGCTACGTGCCGGTGTTCGGCAACGTCTACGACCCCTTCGCCGGGTCGGGCACCACCTGGGACGTGTGCCGGGCAATGTTCCGCCGGTGCTGGTGCTCGGACATCGCTCCCTACGCGAAGGACAAGATATTGCAGCACGACATTGCCCAGGGCTACCCTCGCTTCCCCAAGGGCTACAGGATGGACCTGGTAATTTTGGACCCGCCTTACTGGAGCCAGAGGAAGGGCGACTACGGCCCCGAGCCGACCAACCTGGTCAACCTCCCCCTCGACGGGTTCTACGAAGAGATGGAGAAGGTCATCGCCGGGGCGGTGGATGTGCTGGCCAACGGGGCGAGGGTAGCTCTCCTGATCTCGCCCAGCCTCGTGGATGGGAAAGAATACGACCACGCCTTCGAGCTGTACCGGCGGGCGGTGCGCCACCTGGAGTTCGAGAGGCGGTACATCATACCGTACTCGAAGTGGCAGTATGAGGCCCACGATGTGGCGCGGGCGAGGGAGACGGGCGTGAGGCTGGTCCTGCACCGGGACCTCGCGGTGTTCCAGAAGGGTTGA
- a CDS encoding (Fe-S)-binding protein, with amino-acid sequence MSAPKPQELLKISHRPPRTGWMDTPVQFRRGTWCYPGKARSLEVLDLPFPRQWSPEDDDWKLPPNWKEIVLEGLRERLHRFRSLQIFMDACVRCGACADKCHFFIGSGDPKNMPVLRAELLRSVYRREFTAAGKLLGRMVGARDLDERVLKEWFYYFFQCTECRRCSVFCPFGIDTAEITIIARELLNLLGLNVDWIATPIANCYRTGNHLGLLPHAFKDMVDFCVEEIQNVTGVGIEPTFNRKGAEILFVAPSGDVFADPGIYTFMGYLMLFHAIGLDYTLSTYASEGGNFGLFTSHEVMKRLNAKIYAEAKRLGVKWIIGGECGHMWRVLHQYMDTMNGPADFLEEPVSPITGTRFENARSTRMVHICEFTADLMKHGRLNLDPSRNDHLVVTFHDSCNPSRAMGLLDEPRYIIRNVCRHFFDMPENTIREYTFCCGSGAGLGPDENLEMRLRGGLPRANAVKYVHEKYGVNTLACICAIDRAALPPLMDYWVPGVGVTGVHELVGNALILPDEDERTTDLRGNPLPQPAGTGDPSGPGVSDLDEPGGPGPRSGPNTAPGREA; translated from the coding sequence ATGTCCGCACCCAAGCCGCAGGAGCTGCTCAAGATAAGTCACCGGCCGCCCCGCACGGGATGGATGGATACCCCGGTCCAGTTTCGCAGGGGCACCTGGTGCTACCCGGGTAAGGCCAGGAGCCTGGAGGTCCTCGATCTGCCCTTCCCCCGCCAGTGGTCCCCGGAGGACGACGACTGGAAGCTTCCTCCCAACTGGAAGGAGATCGTTCTGGAGGGACTTCGTGAGCGGCTGCACAGGTTCCGCTCGCTGCAGATCTTCATGGACGCCTGCGTGCGCTGCGGGGCCTGCGCCGACAAGTGCCACTTCTTCATCGGCTCGGGCGACCCCAAGAACATGCCCGTGCTGCGGGCGGAACTGCTGCGATCGGTGTACCGCCGGGAGTTCACCGCGGCGGGGAAGCTCCTGGGCAGGATGGTGGGCGCGCGCGACCTGGACGAGCGGGTGCTCAAGGAATGGTTCTACTACTTCTTCCAGTGCACCGAGTGCCGGCGCTGCTCGGTGTTCTGCCCCTTCGGCATCGACACCGCCGAGATCACCATCATCGCCCGCGAGCTGCTCAACCTGCTGGGGCTGAACGTGGACTGGATCGCCACCCCCATCGCCAACTGCTACCGCACCGGCAATCACCTGGGCCTCTTGCCCCACGCCTTCAAGGACATGGTGGACTTCTGTGTGGAGGAGATCCAGAACGTCACCGGGGTGGGGATCGAGCCCACCTTCAACCGCAAGGGAGCAGAGATCCTCTTCGTGGCGCCCTCGGGCGACGTCTTTGCCGATCCCGGCATCTACACCTTCATGGGCTACCTGATGCTGTTCCACGCCATCGGCCTGGATTACACCCTCAGCACCTACGCCTCCGAAGGCGGCAACTTCGGCCTCTTCACCTCCCACGAGGTGATGAAGAGGCTCAACGCCAAGATCTACGCGGAGGCGAAGCGGCTGGGCGTGAAGTGGATCATCGGAGGCGAGTGCGGTCACATGTGGCGCGTACTGCACCAGTATATGGACACCATGAACGGCCCCGCCGACTTCCTGGAGGAGCCGGTCTCCCCCATCACCGGCACCAGGTTCGAGAACGCCCGGTCCACCAGGATGGTCCACATCTGCGAGTTCACCGCCGACCTCATGAAGCACGGCAGGCTCAACCTGGACCCGTCCCGCAACGACCACCTGGTGGTGACCTTCCACGACTCCTGCAATCCCTCCCGGGCCATGGGACTGCTGGACGAGCCCCGCTACATCATCCGGAACGTATGCCGGCACTTCTTCGACATGCCCGAGAACACCATCCGCGAGTACACCTTCTGCTGCGGTAGCGGGGCCGGCCTGGGCCCGGACGAGAACCTGGAAATGCGCCTGCGGGGCGGCCTGCCCCGCGCCAACGCCGTGAAGTACGTGCACGAGAAGTACGGGGTGAACACCCTGGCCTGCATCTGCGCCATCGACCGGGCTGCCCTGCCGCCCCTCATGGACTACTGGGTGCCCGGGGTGGGGGTGACCGGGGTGCACGAACTGGTGGGCAACGCCCTCATCCTGCCCGACGAGGACGAGCGCACCACCGACCTGCGCGGCAACCCCCTCCCGCAACCGGCCGGCACCGGCGACCCGAGCGGGCCCGGTGTCAGCGACCTGGATGAGCCCGGCGGGCCGGGACCACGCAGCGGGCCGAACACGGCCCCGGGGAGGGAGGCGTAA
- the dsrJ gene encoding sulfate reduction electron transfer complex DsrMKJOP subunit DsrJ: MYDSGKILTGLLIFALLVTFPVWYHLGRATPAPQPDLNTPVIAGLAKKECIEPVEYMRASHMELLKSWRDRVVRSGDKSYVGQDGKEYPMSLEDTCLKCHSNKSRFCDQCHNYLGVHPNCWNCHVPPEEGSR, encoded by the coding sequence ATGTACGACTCGGGAAAAATCCTGACCGGCCTGCTCATATTCGCCCTCCTGGTGACATTTCCGGTGTGGTACCACCTGGGGAGAGCTACTCCGGCGCCCCAGCCGGACCTGAACACGCCGGTAATCGCGGGATTGGCGAAAAAGGAGTGCATCGAGCCCGTGGAATACATGAGGGCCAGCCACATGGAGCTCCTGAAGAGCTGGCGGGATCGGGTGGTACGATCGGGCGATAAGAGTTACGTGGGGCAGGACGGCAAGGAGTATCCCATGAGCCTGGAGGACACCTGCCTCAAGTGCCACTCCAACAAGAGCCGCTTCTGTGACCAGTGTCACAACTACCTGGGCGTTCATCCCAACTGCTGGAACTGCCACGTGCCGCCGGAGGAGGGGAGCCGCTGA
- a CDS encoding RsbRD N-terminal domain-containing protein, protein MSLQVLLHEKKAAVVARWLDLVLEDYPPETVRFLKGQRDRFANPVGNVFQEAIAGVYEELIGEGDPARSATLLDRIVRIRAVQDLPPSRALAFVPGLKRVVREVLEPREARTPGSASGAAAPEEWRELDDRIDRLALLAFDVYLGCREKIHEISFTQLRNRTHLLLERAGLTWRQAGEGEG, encoded by the coding sequence GTGTCCTTGCAGGTTTTGCTCCACGAGAAGAAAGCAGCCGTCGTGGCCAGGTGGCTGGACCTCGTGCTGGAAGATTACCCCCCGGAAACGGTGCGCTTCCTGAAAGGGCAGCGGGACCGGTTCGCCAACCCGGTAGGAAACGTCTTTCAGGAAGCGATAGCAGGGGTTTACGAAGAGCTCATTGGAGAAGGTGATCCCGCACGGTCGGCCACCCTGCTGGATCGCATCGTGCGTATCAGGGCGGTGCAGGATCTCCCTCCCTCCCGGGCCCTCGCCTTCGTCCCCGGCCTGAAAAGGGTCGTCCGCGAGGTGCTGGAGCCCCGCGAGGCACGCACGCCGGGGTCCGCATCGGGTGCCGCGGCGCCCGAGGAGTGGCGGGAGCTGGACGACCGCATCGACCGGCTGGCCCTGCTCGCCTTCGACGTCTACCTGGGTTGCCGGGAAAAGATCCACGAAATCAGTTTCACCCAGCTCAGGAACCGCACGCACCTGCTCCTGGAGAGGGCGGGCCTGACGTGGCGGCAAGCAGGAGAGGGGGAGGGTTAG
- the dsrM gene encoding sulfate reduction electron transfer complex DsrMKJOP subunit DsrM, translating into MGISLALTVALILVAWAGAAAGLQAVLGTVTPYLAGLTFLGGVIWRVVRWARAPVPFRIPTTCGQERSLPWMRYATVDNPATTLGAVARVALEVLFFRSLLRNSRFELREGPKLVYFWEKWLWVAGLAFHWSLFAILTRHLRFFTQPVPAFVGWLEGADGFFQAGLSALYLTDVAVLVALTYLFLRRVLIPQVRYVSLPADYLPLFLIMGVAGSGVLMRYFFRVDVTAVKELALGLVTFHPVVPPGLSALFYVHLFLVSVLLMYFPFSKLVHIAGIFLSPTRNLANTNRERRHINPWNYPVKVHTYEEYEEEFRKHMIAAGIPVEKAGPPAQVGIPVEKEGQ; encoded by the coding sequence ATGGGGATATCCCTGGCTTTGACGGTAGCACTGATACTGGTGGCCTGGGCGGGGGCGGCCGCCGGCCTGCAGGCGGTGTTGGGGACGGTGACACCCTACCTGGCCGGCCTCACCTTCCTCGGAGGGGTGATCTGGCGGGTGGTGAGGTGGGCGCGGGCGCCCGTGCCCTTCCGCATTCCCACCACCTGCGGGCAGGAGAGGTCCCTACCCTGGATGCGGTACGCCACCGTGGATAACCCCGCCACCACCCTGGGCGCCGTGGCCAGGGTGGCGCTGGAGGTGCTCTTCTTCCGGTCGCTTTTGCGCAACAGCCGCTTCGAGTTGCGGGAAGGCCCGAAGCTGGTCTACTTCTGGGAGAAGTGGCTGTGGGTGGCGGGCCTGGCCTTCCACTGGTCCCTCTTCGCCATCCTGACCAGGCACCTCCGCTTCTTCACCCAGCCCGTGCCCGCCTTCGTGGGCTGGCTGGAGGGAGCCGACGGCTTCTTTCAGGCCGGCCTCAGCGCCCTGTACCTCACGGACGTGGCGGTGCTGGTGGCCCTAACCTACCTCTTCCTGAGGCGGGTGCTCATCCCCCAGGTGCGCTACGTATCGCTGCCCGCGGACTACCTCCCCCTCTTCCTCATCATGGGGGTGGCGGGGTCGGGCGTGCTCATGCGCTACTTCTTCCGGGTGGACGTTACCGCCGTCAAGGAGCTGGCCCTGGGCCTGGTGACCTTCCATCCGGTGGTACCGCCCGGGCTGAGCGCCCTCTTCTACGTGCACCTCTTCCTGGTGAGCGTGCTGCTCATGTACTTCCCCTTCAGCAAGCTGGTGCACATAGCCGGCATCTTCCTCAGCCCCACGCGGAATTTGGCCAACACCAATCGTGAACGCAGGCACATCAACCCCTGGAACTACCCGGTGAAGGTGCACACGTACGAGGAGTACGAGGAGGAGTTCCGCAAGCACATGATCGCGGCCGGCATCCCCGTGGAAAAAGCCGGTCCCCCCGCGCAGGTGGGCATCCCCGTGGAAAAGGAGGGCCAGTGA